The Ichthyobacterium seriolicida sequence CATTTCATCATCTAAATATATTTTAATTTTGCAGAAAACAAAGTCGACAAATTTAGCGTTTTTTTCAACATTGGCGCTTTTTATTTTTCCGAAAAGTGTTCCATAACTCGCTCACTTATACCAACACTAGAAAATCCACCATCGTGAAATAAATTTTGCATAGTCACTTTCCTAGTCAAATCCGAAAACAAAGTAATGACATAAAGTGCACAATCATGAGCCGTAGCATTGCCAAGGGGAGACATCCTTTCAGCATAATTGATAAAGCCATCGAATCCCTTTATCCCCTTACCAGCAGTAGTAGGAGTAGGAGACTGCGAAATAGTATTGACCCTAATATTCTTTTTAACTCCCCAATGATAACCAAAACTCCTAGCTATGGATTCTAAATAAGCTTTACTATCTGCCATCTCACCGTAATCTGGAAAAACTCTTTGAGCTGCAACGTATGATAGAGCCACCACAGACCCCCATTCATTAACAACATCTAAATTCATAGCTGTTTGCATCAATTTATGAAAAGACATAGCAGATATATCTAAGCCTTTGGCCATCCATTCATAATTAGAATTTGTATAGTGATAGCCCTTTCTAATATTCAAGGACATACCAACAGAATGCAATATGAAATCTATCTTTCCACCTAAGACATCAACAGATTTTTTAAGTAAATTTTCCAAATCTTCCAAAGAGGTTATATCGGCAGGTATAATTTGAGAATTTGTCTTCTCAGCTAATTGGTTAATAGCACCCATTCTAATTGCCACTGGAGCATTAGTCAACACTATAGTAGCCCCTTCGGAATAAGCCTGTTCGGCTACCTTCCAAGCTATAGATTCGCTGTCTAGTGCTCCAAAAATAATACCCCTTTTCCCCTTTAAAAGATTGTAACTCATTACTATTTTATTTTTTATTAGATAACTCTACGTACTTCTCTATATTCATAATCATAGAAGTAGACTCGACAGTAGGAGCCTTAATATCACATATCAATCCTCTTCTCTCGACCGCCTCTAAAGTACTAGAACCATAAACTGCTATACGAGTATCGTTTTGTTTAAACTCTGGAAAATTATCAAACAGTGACTTTATACCCAGCGGACTAAAAAATACTAACATATCGTATGAAACATCCTTTAAATTAGATAGATCAGAACTAACAGTTTTGTACATACACGACCTGGTCCAATTTATTCCCAATTTATTCAAACAATCAACAGTGGTAGAATTCAGTATATCCGAAGAAGGAAGTAAAAACTTCTCTTTAGAATGCTTTTTTAAATAGCCAGCCATGTCTTGAATAGTTTTTTTGCCTATAAAAACATTCCTTTTTTTATAATCTATATATATCTGTAAATAGTTTGCTAGAACTTCGAATTGACAGAAATATTTAAACCCTTTAGGGTCGAATCGCATTTCGTTTGCTACTCTAAAAAAATTATCTATCGCATTTTTACTGGTAAAGATAACCGAAGTGAAATTACTTAAATTTAATTTCTCTTCCTTTCTCAATGTCAACTCTGGAACCCCTTCAACCTCTATGAAAGGAATAAAATCTATTTTTATATTGTAATTATTTGTCAGATTGTCATAGGGAGAAGTGCCGTTAGCCTTCTCTGGCTGAGAAACAAGTATAGATCTAACCCGCTTACAACGATCACTATCTAACGTTTTAGTGTTATAATTCATGAGAAAATCTTATTTTGTAAGAGACCGCAAATTTAGAAAAAAATACTTATCAAGATTTAACTCAAATCTTTATCATTTCGGCCTCACAAACTATAAAGCTGAGTTCCCTTAATTTTTTGGTTAAAAGTTAAGGTTCAAGACAACTTAAGGTAAATTTACATGCGTGTAACCCCTTATGTTATCTATGAAAAACAAGTATATAATTCGTTCAAGAATTTCTGAGGCAAAATTCAGGTCTATTTTACGGTTATTTTGCCTAGATATTGAAGCGAAAAAAGTTAGTAAATTGACTAATGTAAGTCGTTATACTATCAACAAAATTTTTGACAAATTACGTTTGTTAATTGTTCAAAAATGCGAAGAAGAAAGTCCCTTTAATCAAGGGGAAATAGAATTAGATGAGAGTTATTTTGGAGCTAAACGAGTTAGGGGAAAAAGGGGACGAGGATCAGGAGGAAAAGTTCCAGTATTTGGTATGTTAAAGAGAGAGGGTAAAGTTTATACACAAATTGTAAAAAAACTGCTCATCATCAGTAATAATGCCTATTATAGAGAGCAGAGCAAGTAAAGAAAGTACAATTTATACTGATGGATTTAAGTCTTATGACGGCTTGGTAAACTATGGTTATAAGAGGCATTATAGAGTAAAACATAGTGAAAATGAATTTGCTAAAGGAGTAAATCACATTAATGGAATTGAGAATTTTTGGGGACTATGTAAAGTTCGATTATCCAGGTTTAGAGGAGTCCATAAGCACAAGTTTTATTATCATCTAAAAGAGTGTGAATTGAGGTTTAATTATCGAAATGAAAATTTGTATTTTTGTATGTTAAAATGGATAAGAAAAAATCCCCTTAAGTTGTCTTGAACCAAAGTTAAATAATAGATTAACCATTCCAACCTTTCGCTTAAATAAAAACCCTTTACAGTTTTTTTTACTGTAGCGGGTTTTTAAAGTTTTTTCCAGTTTAGAAGCTTTTCTATTTAACTAGGCAGCAGCAGTGACAACGTCAAAAGCTTTTTTAGCAGCGTCAGCTGCTTTATCAGCAGCATCAACAGCTTTTTTAGCTGCTTCAACAGCATTATCAGCAGCGCTCTTAGCATTATCAGCAGCACTTTTAGCTTCATTAGCCTTTTGAACAGCAGTATTAGCATCTTGAACAGCCGCGGCAGCTTTTTCAGTAGCAGTTTTAACCGCATCAGCCAAATCAGGTTTAACGGCCTCAATAGCAGTCTTAGCACTATCAATAGCAGTTTTAGCATCATCAGCAGCTTGCTTAGCTTCATCAGCTTTAGTAACAGCAGTCTGAGCAGCTGACTTAGCGGCATCAGCAGCGCTCTTAGCATTATCAGCAGCAGACTGAGCATCTTTAGCGGCTTCAACAGCAGCCTGAGCCTCAGTAGCCGTAGCCGTATTAACGGCTGTTTCAGCCTTTTGAAGAGCAGTTTGAGCAGCAGACTGAGCTGTATCAGCTAGATTCTTAGCAGTATCAGCAGCAGTATGAGCTAATCCCGCCTTAGTAGCCGCAGTTTCAGCAGCAACCTGAGCAACAGTAGCTTTTTCAACAGCAGCAGTAGCCTTGGTCTTAGCATCATCAGCATCATCTATAGAAGAAGCTAAAGCATTAACAGCTGTAACAACTTGAGTAGCAGCATCCTTAACTTTTTCAGCTTCAGTAACAGCAGTATTAGCTGCAGTTTGAGTTTTCCCAGCCTCAGCAGCAGAAGTCTGAACAGCAATTTTAGAAGCCTCAGCAGCTTCCTTAGAAGCCTGGGCTGTAGCCTGAGCAACAGCTAAAAGAACCTTTTTAAGAGCTGCTTCAGCTTCACCTTTAGCAGTCTCAGCTTTAGTTTTAGCTTCTTCAGCAGCATCTTTAGCGGCTTCAGCAGCTTTCTGAGCGGCAACAGCCTTAGCCGCTTCAGCAACGGCGGTCTTAGCATATCCAATAGCTTCAACAGTATTAGCTTCTCCAACATTAGCAAGAGCAGCCTCGGCAGCAGTTTTAGCCGCATTAGCATTATCAGCAGCAGCCTTCGCCTTTTGGGCCTCAGCAGCAGCTTTTCCAGCCTCAGAAGTGGCGGTATCAGCAGCAATCTTAGCTTTTGCAGCCTCAGAAGTAGCGACAGCAACAGCAGTGCTAAGAGTAGCGTCAGCTATAGAGGCAGCTAAGGCTTTAGCGTCATTCATAGCTTTATCAGCAGCAGCCTTAGCTGCTTGAGCTTCAGTATCAGCAGTGTCAGCAGTATTCTTAGCCTCTCCAGCCTTATCAGAAGCGGCTTTAGCTTCTTTAGCCTTAGCATCAGCAATCTCAGCGGCTTTCTGAGAAATAACTTTAATAGTCTCAGCAGCTACTCTAATAGCCTCATTAGAAGTAGACTCAGCGGCAGTAGCAGTTTGAACAGCTTCGTTAGCCTTAGAAACTGCCTCATTTGCGGTCTGAGCAGCAGTATTAGTTTCTCCAGATTTAGCAGTAATAGCCTCAACAGCGCTCTTAGCAGCTTTAGCATCAGTATCAGCTTGTTCAGCAACAGTTTTAGCAGCTTGAGCTTCTCCTTTAGCAGTCTCAGCATCTTGCTTAGCTTTTTCAGCAGCTTCAAGAATAGCAGATAGAGGATTAACATCTACATTGATAGCAACGCTATTTTTAGCTTCTGTAGCTTTCTGAGAAGCAGTATCAGCAGCAGATTTAGCTTGTTCAGCTTTTTGCTTAGCCGAATTAGCAGCAGCTAATGCATCAGTAGCAGCTTTTTGAGCTGCAGCAACTTTGGCATTCTCAGCATCCTGCTTAGCTTTTTCAGCAGCAATCTTAGCAGCATCAGCATCTTGCTTAGATTTTTCAGCTTTAGCAGCAACTTCAGTAACCTTTTCTTTAAGAGCACTAATGCTGGATGTTTCAGCACTGTTAATAGCAGTATCAGCAGTAGCTTCAGCATCAGTAGCAGCTCTAATAGCTTCATCAGCAGTTGTTTTAGCAGCTTCATCATTAACAGCAGTAGCAGTAGCTTTAGCTTCAGTAGCGATTCCCTTAGCTTCCTCAGCTTTAGCCTTAGATTCAGCGATAGAAGATTTAAGTTCTTCTCTAACTTTTGCATCAGACCTTTTGTAAATAATTGTTTTATAATTTTTTACAAAAGTTTCTCCCTCTATCTCATATGTAATTGGAATAATAGACTCATAAGTATTTAGATCATCTCCACTTTCTCCTTTCTTACTAAAAGAAACCGTAGTTGGAATAGTTGGAGAAGGAATCTCCTTATAAATATCTTCACCATCTTCTGCAGTTATCCGAGTTAAACTCACTTTTATACCCAATGTAATCTCATCTTCACTAATGTCATTTTTTAGATTTGGGGCTTGTAAAGAACCAAATGTTATTGTCTGCTTTAAATCATCAACAGCTGGACTAGTAGAATCAGTTAAAAGTTTGTCATTATTACTTTCAACAGTAATTGAAGTCTCAGCAGCATTAACACTATCAGGAGCTCTAACGGCAATAACTCTGTATTTTTTAATCGACTGATCTTCATCGGACTTAACTGTGTATTCTACACCTGATTGAGAAAAATCAAAGTTTCCTTCAACCATACTAATATTACCTAACTGCTGAGGAAAACCACTCTCAGGACTTATAGTAGTATTTTCAGATGTTGTAATCGTAGGAGTAAATTCTTTAGTTTCAGATTTTACACCATTAGGCAATAGTAAAATATATACTTTTTGTCCATTGGATTCAACGACTTGAGCCTCTATATCATCAGCTCCTATTTTTTCTTCGTTATTAGATGGTTCTAGTTTAAAACTCTTTATCTCTTTAGGAATTGCACTTTCAAGATTCTCATCTTCAGGAATTACTTTATTCTTCTCACACGAAACAATAAGAAGAAAGGACGATAGAAATAACAATACCTCTTTTAGATTATTTTTTTTCATAATTCAATAATTAATACGTTAAACTTCAACAATTGAAATCTCAATGACTTCAACACAGCAAAGGGATCATATGTAATATCCATAAAATCCCCTTTAGCCTACTAATGTAGTTTTAATATCCTACTAATGATTGAATTATTTTTCTGAAAAATCAATAATCCATATTCTAAGGTGAGTTCACAAACTGTCCTACGAAATAATTTGAGATAATCAAAAATCAACTTATGAGACTTTGTCCATCGATTTGTTCAGGTTTTGGAATTCCTAAAATATCTAAAATGGTTGGGGCTACGTCGCATAATTTTCCATTTTTTACCACAAAATTTTTACAGTCCTTATCTATCAAAAAGAAAGGCACTTGACTCGTAGTATGAGCAGTATTAGGACTTCCATCTTCATTTATCATACACTCAGAATTCCCATGATCGGAAATTATTATAGTTGTATAATCGTTATTTAAGGCTACTTCTACCACAGATTCAGCACATTCGTCTACTGTTTCACAAGCTTTTATAGCAGCTTGCATGACTCCTGTATGACCCACCATATCTGGATTAGCAAAATTTAGACAAATAAAATCAGCCTCTTTTTTTTGTAATTCTACAGATATCTTGTCTCTTATATCACGAGCACTCATAGATGGCTGAAGATCGTATGTAGCAACTTTTGGAGAAGGACATAACAATCTTTTTTCCCCTTTAAATTCTTCTTCTCTCCCTCCAGAAAAGAAATATGTCACATGAGGATATTTCTCCGTCTCTGCGATACGGATCTGTTTCTTGCCATTATCGGACAATACCTCTCCCAGTGTTTTGACTAATAAATCCCTCCTGAAAATCACTTCTATATCTTTGAAATTATCATCGTAATTAGTCATGGTTATATAGTTGAGGTTTATTTTTTTCATTCCCCATTCTATGAGATCTCTTTGGCTTAAGGCCTCTGTGATCTGCCTGCATCTATCGGTTCTGAAATTATACGATATTACTAAATCTCCCTCTGATATGGTATTGTATTTTCCGTTTTCATCTGTGACTACAATAGGGTTTAAAAACTCATCGGTTATACCATTTTCATAAGATTTTTTTATTGACCGTATAGGATCATCAGTCTTTTCTCCTTTTGCATTTACCATTAAATCATAGGCTAATTTTATGCGTTCCCATCTATTATCCCTATCCATTGCATAATATCTACCTATCACACTTGATATTTTGATATGACTATCTAATGTGTATTGAGTTATATCTTCCAGGTGCTTTACTCCACTTTTAGGATCTGTATCCCTGCCATCAGTGAAAATATGTAGAAATACATTTTTCAGTTTCATTTCTTTTACAATCTTCAACAGTGCTTTGAGGTGGTTGATGTGAGAATGAATCCCACCATCTGATAACAAGCCTATAAAGTGGATTTTCTTTGCTTCGGCCTTGGCCATTGAGAAATTTTTCTTCAAAATTTCATTGTCTTTTAGAGAGTCGTTCTCTATAGATAAATTTATCTGCATCAAATCCTGATATACTACTCTTCCAGCTCCTATATTCATATGTCCTACCTCAGAATTACCCATTTGTCCTTTGGGTAACCCAACAGCTTCGCCTGAAGCATCTAAACGACTATTAGGATAATTTTTGTACAAACTATCTATAAAAGGAGTGTTTGCCTTATCTACAGCTGATACCTCCTTATTTTTTGCTATTCCCCAACCGTCTAATATGATTAGAAGTACTTTTTTATTCATTGATATTTAAGGATTACTCAATCAAAGGGTTAAAATAAAAATGTGTAATTTCGAGCGATTGTACACGTGATGATTTTATCACAATTTTTCCCATCCAAAAGTAAACTAATTGAGATTTAAATTAAGTTCAAATTTTACCCCGACTGGAGATCAACCAAGCGCCATAAAAAAGTTGGTATCTGGATTAGATAAAGGCATAAAACATCAAACATTATTGGGAATAACAGGCTCTGGCAAAACCTTCACCATGGCAAATGTAATAGAGCAGATTCAAAGACCTACACTTATATTAGCACATAATAAAACTCTAGCGGCCCAGTTATATTTGGAATTCAAAAATTTTTTTCCAGAGAATTTAGTTCATTACTTTGTTTCCTATTACGATTATTATCAGCCAGAATCTTATCTTCCACAATCGGGAACATATATAGAAAAAGACTTATCCATAAACGAAGAGATAGAATTGATGCGTCTAGCTACCACTTCTGCACTTTTTTCGGCCAGACGAGATATTTTAGTAGTGTCTTCAGTATCCTGTCTATACGGTATGGGCAACCCTCACGATTTTAAAGAGAAAACCATAGAGCTGCGCATAGGAATGCAAATAGATAGAAACAGCTTATTGAGAATGTTAGTAAGTAGCTTATACAATCGCACAGAGGAAAAATTTTCCAGAGGAACTTTCAGAGTGAGAGGCGACATAGTAGATGTCTATCCCTCTTACCTAGATGAGATATTCAGGATTTATTTTTTTGGAGATGAAATAGAAAATATAGAAACCCTAGAACCAAAGTTCAACAGGAAGTTGAGTCAATTCGACTCTATTTCTATCTATCCAGCTAATTTATTTGTCACATCAAAAGAAAAAATCAAACACGCCATTGATAATATAGCTTTGGATTTAGGAAAGAGAAAAGAAGAATTTAGAATCAAGGGCGCCAGCATAGAGGCAAAGAGAATAGAGGAGCGTACCAATTTTGATCTTGAAATGATAAAAGAATTGGGGTATTGTTCTGGCATAGAAAATTACTCTAGATATCTAGACGGAAGAGAAGAGGGCAGTAGGCCTTTTTGCTTGTTAGATTACTTCGACGACGACTTCTTAATGATAATAGATGAGAGCCATGTTACAATTCCTCAAGTTCACGCCATGTATGGAAATGACAAATCTAGAAAAGAAAATTTGGTAGAACACGGATTTAGACTTCCATCAGCCTTGGATAATAGACCCTTAAAATTTGAAGAATTCGAACAACTGCAAAATCAAACTATATATGTGAGTGCCACGCCAGCTGATTATGAAATTGACAAAAGCCAAAAGGTTATAATAGAACAAATAATAAGACCTACAGGAGTTCTGGACCCCATAATAGAGGTGCGGCCTACTGAAAATCAAATAGATGATTTAATAGAAGAAATCCGAAAAAGAACAGTCAAAGACGAAAGAGTATTAGTCACTACACTCACCAAGAGGATGTCAGAAGAATTACATAAATATTTCGATAAGATATCCATACTCTGTCGCTATATACATTCCGATGTAGATACTTTAGATAGAATAGAAATTCTAAAACAATTTAGAGAAGGTGTCTTCGACGTTATCATAGGAGTGAATCTCTTGAGAGAAGGTTTGGATTTGCCAGAGGTCTCTCTAGTTGTTATACTAGATGCCGACAAAGAGGGATTTTTGAGATCTTATCGTTCTCTTACTCAGACCATAGGCCGTGCCGCTAGAAATGTAAACGGCATGGCTATAATGTACGCCGACAACATCACTAGAAGTATGAGTAGAACCATTGAAGAGACACACAATAGAAGACAAAGACAAATAGAGTACAATTCAGCAAACGGCATTATTCCAAAAATGTTGAAAAACTCCACGAGCGCCATTAGAAAAGGTAGTAATAGTTTTGAAAAAACAAATGCCAAAAACACAGAAAATCAGATATATCACAATATTGATTTAATAAAAAAAGAGATCCGAAAAACCAAAAGAGAAATGGAAAAAGCCTCTATAGATTTAAACTTTATAGAAGCTGCTAAACTCAGGGATAAGATAAAAATTCTAAAATCTAAGCTATAATTGCGAAATTCTCAGTTTTTATCAATAATAAAAAGGAAACACTGCAAAGTAAATCGTACCTTTGCAGGCTACATTTAAGATAACTTTATGAATAAATTCAAAGAATTAGGAATTAATGACGAGCTGGCTAGAGCTATTGAAGATCTGGGATTTGAAACTCCCTCGGAAGTACAAGAAAAAAGTATCCCTATACTCATAGAAAAAGATGTGGATATAGTTAGTTTAGCTCAGACAGGTACTGGGAAAACTGCAGCTTTTGGATTGCCTTTAATTCAAAAATTAGACATTTCTAAAAAAGAAACTCAAGCTTTGATTCTCTCTCCAACTAGAGAACTATGTCTTCAGATAAGTGAAGAATTAAAAAAATATTCAAAATATATAAAAGGCATTCGCGTGGTGTCTATTTACGGAGGAGCTAATATAAACGAACAAGCCAAAGACATAAAGAGAGGAGCTCACATAATAGTAGCTACACCAGGGCGTATGTTAGATATGGTAAAGAGAAAATATCTCGATATAAGCAAAATCAGATATAATGTATTAGATGAAGCCGATGAAATGTTAAACATGGGCTTTAAAGAAGATATAGATAGTATACTATCTGAAACTCCAAAAGACAAATGTACTTGGCTGTTCTCTGCAACAATGCCTAGAGAGGTAGCTAGAATAGCTGCAAATTATATGTCTTCACCTATAGAGATTACTGTAGGAAGTAAAAATCAAGGTGCTAAAAACATATCGCATCAGTACTATATGGTGTCTTCCAGTAATAAATATCTAGCTCTCAAGAGGATAGTAGATTTTTACCCAGATATTTTCGGATTGATATTTTGCAGGACAAAAGCTGAAACTCAAATCATAACAGAACGTCTCATACAAGACGGTTATAATGTATCTTCTCTTCACGGTGATTTAACTCAAAATCAGAGAGATGCTGTGATGAAGACTTTTAGAAGCAAACAAATACAAATATTAGTAGCAACGGATGTGGCTGCTAGAGGTATAGACGTAGATGATATCAGTCATGTTATAAATTATCAGTTGCCCGACGAACCAGAGGTTTATACTCATCGTTCTGGAAGGACAGCGCGTGCAGGGCGTAATGGCTTGTCTATTTCCATAATTACATCAAAAGACAAGCATAAAATCAAGACTATAGAGCGTATTGCAAAATCTACCTTTGAACA is a genomic window containing:
- a CDS encoding enoyl-ACP reductase FabI; the protein is MSYNLLKGKRGIIFGALDSESIAWKVAEQAYSEGATIVLTNAPVAIRMGAINQLAEKTNSQIIPADITSLEDLENLLKKSVDVLGGKIDFILHSVGMSLNIRKGYHYTNSNYEWMAKGLDISAMSFHKLMQTAMNLDVVNEWGSVVALSYVAAQRVFPDYGEMADSKAYLESIARSFGYHWGVKKNIRVNTISQSPTPTTAGKGIKGFDGFINYAERMSPLGNATAHDCALYVITLFSDLTRKVTMQNLFHDGGFSSVGISERVMEHFSEK
- a CDS encoding uroporphyrinogen-III synthase, which encodes MNYNTKTLDSDRCKRVRSILVSQPEKANGTSPYDNLTNNYNIKIDFIPFIEVEGVPELTLRKEEKLNLSNFTSVIFTSKNAIDNFFRVANEMRFDPKGFKYFCQFEVLANYLQIYIDYKKRNVFIGKKTIQDMAGYLKKHSKEKFLLPSSDILNSTTVDCLNKLGINWTRSCMYKTVSSDLSNLKDVSYDMLVFFSPLGIKSLFDNFPEFKQNDTRIAVYGSSTLEAVERRGLICDIKAPTVESTSMIMNIEKYVELSNKK
- the gpmI gene encoding 2,3-bisphosphoglycerate-independent phosphoglycerate mutase — translated: MNKKVLLIILDGWGIAKNKEVSAVDKANTPFIDSLYKNYPNSRLDASGEAVGLPKGQMGNSEVGHMNIGAGRVVYQDLMQINLSIENDSLKDNEILKKNFSMAKAEAKKIHFIGLLSDGGIHSHINHLKALLKIVKEMKLKNVFLHIFTDGRDTDPKSGVKHLEDITQYTLDSHIKISSVIGRYYAMDRDNRWERIKLAYDLMVNAKGEKTDDPIRSIKKSYENGITDEFLNPIVVTDENGKYNTISEGDLVISYNFRTDRCRQITEALSQRDLIEWGMKKINLNYITMTNYDDNFKDIEVIFRRDLLVKTLGEVLSDNGKKQIRIAETEKYPHVTYFFSGGREEEFKGEKRLLCPSPKVATYDLQPSMSARDIRDKISVELQKKEADFICLNFANPDMVGHTGVMQAAIKACETVDECAESVVEVALNNDYTTIIISDHGNSECMINEDGSPNTAHTTSQVPFFLIDKDCKNFVVKNGKLCDVAPTILDILGIPKPEQIDGQSLIS
- the uvrB gene encoding excinuclease ABC subunit UvrB; protein product: MRFKLSSNFTPTGDQPSAIKKLVSGLDKGIKHQTLLGITGSGKTFTMANVIEQIQRPTLILAHNKTLAAQLYLEFKNFFPENLVHYFVSYYDYYQPESYLPQSGTYIEKDLSINEEIELMRLATTSALFSARRDILVVSSVSCLYGMGNPHDFKEKTIELRIGMQIDRNSLLRMLVSSLYNRTEEKFSRGTFRVRGDIVDVYPSYLDEIFRIYFFGDEIENIETLEPKFNRKLSQFDSISIYPANLFVTSKEKIKHAIDNIALDLGKRKEEFRIKGASIEAKRIEERTNFDLEMIKELGYCSGIENYSRYLDGREEGSRPFCLLDYFDDDFLMIIDESHVTIPQVHAMYGNDKSRKENLVEHGFRLPSALDNRPLKFEEFEQLQNQTIYVSATPADYEIDKSQKVIIEQIIRPTGVLDPIIEVRPTENQIDDLIEEIRKRTVKDERVLVTTLTKRMSEELHKYFDKISILCRYIHSDVDTLDRIEILKQFREGVFDVIIGVNLLREGLDLPEVSLVVILDADKEGFLRSYRSLTQTIGRAARNVNGMAIMYADNITRSMSRTIEETHNRRQRQIEYNSANGIIPKMLKNSTSAIRKGSNSFEKTNAKNTENQIYHNIDLIKKEIRKTKREMEKASIDLNFIEAAKLRDKIKILKSKL
- a CDS encoding DEAD/DEAH box helicase, which encodes MNKFKELGINDELARAIEDLGFETPSEVQEKSIPILIEKDVDIVSLAQTGTGKTAAFGLPLIQKLDISKKETQALILSPTRELCLQISEELKKYSKYIKGIRVVSIYGGANINEQAKDIKRGAHIIVATPGRMLDMVKRKYLDISKIRYNVLDEADEMLNMGFKEDIDSILSETPKDKCTWLFSATMPREVARIAANYMSSPIEITVGSKNQGAKNISHQYYMVSSSNKYLALKRIVDFYPDIFGLIFCRTKAETQIITERLIQDGYNVSSLHGDLTQNQRDAVMKTFRSKQIQILVATDVAARGIDVDDISHVINYQLPDEPEVYTHRSGRTARAGRNGLSISIITSKDKHKIKTIERIAKSTFEQLQVPKGEEICEKQLFSIVKKVHDTEVQEEQIAKFLPKIEKELEHMSKEDIIKKFVSMEFNIFLKYYKNTRDLNDYADEHSSGTKRIFINIGEKDGFQWDSLKDFLKENLELFNNEISGVDVKEKFSFFNIVDDKSEYVIERLNGLDINGRSLSAEISLKRKGFGPSGGRGRSFNSRNRGFDSGNRRNDDYKRPRSGGGGFKSRYNRNRD